The following coding sequences lie in one Arachis ipaensis cultivar K30076 chromosome B05, Araip1.1, whole genome shotgun sequence genomic window:
- the LOC107643420 gene encoding protein NRT1/ PTR FAMILY 2.13, whose translation MRSSEDNKGSKYSSSFPYWSFLCCKSSISSSEIEPTHENNMMSNESSELSHANEKKKPGGWKAMPFILGNESFERLAAFGLFANFMVYLTREFHMEQVYASNILNIWGGVTNFFPLIGAFISDAYVGRFRTIAYASFASFLGMMVVTLTAWLPKLHPPACTQEQLALNQCVRASPSNIGVLILGLTVMSLGSAGIRPCSIPFGVDQFDPSTDEGRKGINSFFNWYYTTFTIVLVITQTVVVYIQDEVSWKIGFAIPTICMLCSIILFFVGTRIYVHVKPGGSVFSGIAQVLVAAYKKRKIELPSEKQGLGIYYDPPLDGTANYVLSKLPLTNQFRGLNKAAIIMEGEVKEDGSRVNHWRLASIQQVEEVKCLARIFPIWAAGILSLVSMAQQGTFTISQALKMDRHLGPKFQIPAGSLSVISLLTIGFWVPFYDRVMVPSLRKVTKHEGGITLLQRIGIGMVFSVLSMVVAGLVERVRRNAANSNPNPLGIAPMSVLWLAPQLILMGLCEAFNIIGQIEFFNRQFPDHMRSVANALFSCSFAAASYVSSILVTTVHSVTRTHNHPDWLTNDLNAGRLDYFYYLIAVIGGLNLVYFVFVAQRYRYKGSVDLQEKDQDVEIASHNTKD comes from the exons ATGCGTTCATCAGAGGATAATAAGGGGTCTAAATATTCTTCTAGCTTCCCTTATTGGTCCTTTCTGTGCTGCAAAAGTAGCATTTCTTCGTCAGAAATTGAACCAACCCATGAAAACAATATGATGAGCAACGAATCTTCAGAGTTATCACATGCCAATGAGAAAAAGAAGCCCGGTGGATGGAAGGCCATGCCTTTTATCCTAG GGAATGAATCGTTTGAGAGATTGGCAGCATTCGGTTTATTTGCCAACTTTATGGTGTATTTGACAAGAGAATTTCATATGGAACAAGTATATGCTTCAAATATTCTAAATATATGGGGTGGTGTCACTAATTTCTTCCCTTTAATTGGTGCCTTCATTTCTGATGCCTATGTTGGTCGCTTCCGGACCATAGCTTATGCTTCATTTGCTTCTTTTCTG GGTATGATGGTGGTGACTTTAACAGCTTGGTTACCAAAATTGCACCCTCCAGCATGCACTCAAGAGCAACTAGCCTTAAACCAATGTGTTAGGGCAAGCCCATCAAACATTGGTGTTCTTATCTTGGGTCTCACCGTCATGAGCTTAGGCTCGGCCGGCATAAGGCCGTGTAGCATACCCTTTGGGGTCGACCAGTTCGACCCCTCGACGGACGAGGGGCGAAAAGGAATCAATAGCTTCTTTAATTGGTACTACACAACATTCACAATTGTGTTGGTGATCACCCAAACAGTTGTTGTCTACATACAAGATGAAGTTAGCTGGAAGATTGGTTTTGCTATTCCAACAATTTGCATGTTGTGTTCAATAATCTTGTTCTTTGTGGGAACAAGGATTTATGTTCATGTGAAGCCAGGAGGGAGTGTCTTTTCTGGAATTGCACAAGTTCTAGTCGCTGCCTATAAAAAGAGGAAAATTGAGCTCCCAAGTGAGAAGCAGGGTCTTGGAATTTACTATGATCCACCCTTGGATGGGACAGCAAATTATGTTTTGTCTAAGCTTCCTCTCACCAATCAATTCAG AGGTTTGAACAAAGCAGCCATAATAATGGAGGGTGAAGTAAAGGAAGATGGGAGCAGAGTAAACCATTGGAGACTAGCGAGCATTCAACAAGTGGAAGAAGTCAAATGCTTAGCAAGAATATTCCCAATTTGGGCCGCAGGTATTCTAAGTCTAGTTTCCATGGCCCAACAAGGAACATTCACAATCTCACAAGCTTTGAAAATGGACCGTCACTTGGGCCCGAAATTCCAAATCCCAGCAGGGTCCTTAAGCGTCATTTCACTCCTCACCATAGGCTTCTGGGTCCCATTCTATGACCGAGTCATGGTTCCATCACTAAGGAAAGTCACAAAGCATGAAGGTGGCATCACGTTGCTCCAAAGAATTGGAATTGGAATGGTTTTCTCAGTCTTGTCCATGGTTGTAGCTGGTTTGGTTGAGAGGGTTAGAAGAAACGCCGCAAATTCGAACCCGAATCCGTTGGGAATTGCACCCATGTCAGTGTTGTGGCTTGCCCCACAATTGATTCTAATGGGTTTGTGTGAGGCGTTCAACATAATTGGACAAATTGAATTTTTCAATAGACAGTTCCCCGATCATATGAGAAGCGTTGCTAATGCATTGTTTTCGTGCTCTTTTGCGGCGGCTAGCTATGTTAGTAGCATATTAGTAACCACGGTTCATAGTGTTACTAGAACACATAACCACCCAGATTGGTTAACTAATGACTTAAATGCTGGGAGGTTGGATTATTTTTACTATCTTATTGCTGTGATTGGAGGATTGAACTTGGTTTATTTTGTGTTTGTTGCTCAAAGATATCGTTACAAGGGGAGTGTTGATCTTCAAGAGAAAGATCAAGATGTTGAGATAGCTTCACATAATACTAAAGATTAG